A window of Sphingomonas adhaesiva contains these coding sequences:
- a CDS encoding TolC family outer membrane protein — protein sequence MRSRLPLLTCVAAIVATPLSAETLRDALAKAYANNPTLTAQRAAQRANDENVPIARSAGLPVVSTSTGVTENLIRSGNSFTTPERLLQGNIGVTVPIYQGGRVSNGVRAAEIRVEAGQANLRGVEATTFTDVVAAYNNVLRDEAIVALNAQNVRVLDTNLRASRDRFEVGDLTRTDVAQSEARLSLARAQLQSVQATLIASRENYVRLVGSAPGTLEPPPALPPLPASPDAAVEIALRDNPTLLAAQRARLASDYDVRAARAGRLPQVGVTVGQNYVNYLGSLGSGTGLGVGQTGTSTGIGLQLNLPLFQGGLPSARIRQAQELRGQAIEQATATERQVVASSRSAYAIWRSSQEVIASAEAAVNANKLSLEGVRAENSVGTRTILDILNAEQELLNSQVTLVTARRDAYVAGFALLAAMGHAQAQDLGLDGGALYDPTIHYREVRGRITDFDGGRAATAVAPGTATTPAQDATVTRPLDPLLDSNVDRTPALTTGVDRPRP from the coding sequence TTGCGTTCGCGTCTGCCGTTGTTGACCTGCGTCGCCGCGATCGTGGCGACGCCCCTGTCCGCCGAAACGCTGCGGGATGCGCTCGCCAAGGCCTATGCCAACAATCCCACGCTGACCGCGCAGCGCGCGGCGCAGCGCGCCAATGACGAAAACGTGCCGATCGCGCGATCGGCGGGGCTGCCGGTGGTGTCCACCTCCACCGGCGTGACCGAGAACCTGATCCGCAGCGGCAACAGCTTCACCACGCCCGAGCGGCTGTTGCAGGGCAATATCGGCGTGACCGTGCCGATCTATCAGGGTGGCCGCGTCAGCAACGGCGTGCGCGCAGCGGAGATCCGCGTCGAGGCGGGACAGGCGAACCTGCGCGGGGTGGAGGCGACGACCTTCACGGATGTGGTCGCGGCGTACAACAACGTGCTGCGCGACGAGGCGATCGTAGCGCTGAACGCGCAGAACGTACGCGTGCTGGACACCAACCTGCGTGCCAGCCGCGACCGTTTCGAGGTCGGCGACCTGACCCGTACCGATGTCGCGCAGTCCGAGGCGCGGCTGAGCCTGGCGCGGGCACAGCTGCAATCGGTACAGGCGACGCTGATCGCGAGCCGCGAGAATTACGTGCGGCTGGTCGGCTCCGCGCCGGGGACGCTGGAGCCGCCGCCCGCGCTGCCGCCGCTGCCCGCCTCGCCCGATGCCGCAGTGGAGATCGCGCTGCGCGACAATCCGACGCTGCTGGCGGCGCAGCGGGCGCGGCTGGCGAGCGATTACGACGTGCGCGCCGCGCGCGCCGGGCGCCTGCCGCAGGTAGGCGTCACGGTCGGGCAGAATTACGTCAATTATCTCGGCAGCCTGGGGTCGGGGACGGGGCTGGGCGTGGGGCAGACGGGGACGTCGACCGGGATCGGCCTGCAGCTGAACCTGCCGCTGTTCCAGGGTGGCCTTCCCTCGGCGCGGATCCGCCAGGCGCAGGAGTTGCGCGGGCAGGCGATCGAGCAGGCGACCGCGACCGAGCGGCAGGTGGTCGCGTCGTCGCGCTCGGCCTATGCCATCTGGCGATCCTCTCAGGAGGTGATCGCCTCGGCGGAGGCGGCGGTGAACGCCAACAAGCTGAGCCTGGAGGGCGTGCGAGCGGAGAACAGCGTCGGCACGCGCACCATCCTGGACATCCTGAACGCCGAGCAGGAACTGCTCAACAGCCAGGTGACGCTGGTGACGGCGCGGCGCGACGCCTATGTCGCCGGCTTCGCGCTGCTGGCGGCGATGGGTCATGCGCAGGCGCAGGATTTGGGGCTGGACGGCGGGGCGCTGTACGACCCGACGATCCATTACCGCGAGGTACGGGGGCGGATCACCGACTTCGACGGGGGAAGGGCCGCCACGGCGGTCGCCCCGGGCACCGCGACCACGCCGGCACAGGACGCGACGGTGACGCGCCCGCTCGATCCGTTGCTCGACAGCAATGTTGACAGGACGCCCGCATTGACGACAGGTGTGGATCGACCGCGGCCGTGA
- a CDS encoding protein-L-isoaspartate O-methyltransferase family protein, whose amino-acid sequence MTMNTTATAVRHDDYAAMRQAMVASQLRTVAVTDPRVVAAMAQVPRENFVPAASQAMAYRDTAIDLGQGRRMNTPLATARLLVEARLQPSDSVLLIGAAGGYTAALLAGLVAEVVAVESLPALAGAAREALSGTANVTLVEGALEHGHPAESPYDVLIVDGAVEEVPMTLVTQLVDGGRIVSGLIENGVYRLAAGARRGAAFALTPFVDVDSVPLPGFARPRRFTF is encoded by the coding sequence ATGACGATGAACACGACCGCCACCGCCGTGCGACACGACGATTACGCCGCCATGCGTCAGGCGATGGTGGCCAGCCAGCTGCGCACCGTCGCCGTCACCGATCCGCGCGTCGTCGCGGCGATGGCGCAGGTGCCGCGCGAGAATTTCGTCCCCGCCGCGTCGCAGGCGATGGCGTACCGCGATACCGCGATCGACCTGGGGCAGGGGCGGCGGATGAATACCCCGCTGGCGACCGCGCGGTTGCTGGTGGAGGCGCGGTTGCAGCCGAGCGACAGCGTGCTGCTGATCGGGGCGGCCGGGGGCTATACCGCGGCGCTGCTCGCGGGGCTGGTGGCGGAGGTCGTCGCGGTCGAATCGCTTCCGGCGCTGGCCGGTGCCGCGCGCGAGGCGCTGTCGGGCACTGCCAACGTCACGTTGGTGGAGGGCGCGCTGGAGCATGGGCACCCCGCCGAGTCGCCCTATGACGTGCTGATCGTCGACGGCGCGGTCGAGGAAGTGCCGATGACGCTGGTCACCCAGCTGGTCGATGGCGGACGGATCGTCTCCGGCCTGATCGAGAATGGCGTGTACCGCCTCGCCGCCGGTGCGCGCCGCGGGGCGGCGTTCGCGCTCACCCCGTTCGTCGACGTCGATTCCGTGCCGCTTCCCGGCTTCGCGCGGCCACGCCGCTTCACTTTCTAA